One Gossypium hirsutum isolate 1008001.06 chromosome A08, Gossypium_hirsutum_v2.1, whole genome shotgun sequence genomic window, tgtcatcacatacccaaaaccaagtttgttaaccatactaatagctaactttacattcatttcacgttaacatttactttattagcttatacatgccattgatttccaaataaagtttctttatataccgaaatcctgaggttgatagtatGATGTATCTCCGaacaaatccgacctccgagctcttaacactacaaaacaggggaaaatgaaatagggtaagcactttgtgcttagtaagctcatgtaacaagaattatacttacctaatattttcaatacaatacaataaacattcttatatccattcaatgcattattaccctaacatgcacaaactcaacattcaagttagtacaataatttccatgtaccaataatatatatcaTGATTGATAAGCTCAttaataccatgattttcattcccttgttatttttccatatttatcccattgaatttctttgaatttcgatggatttttcagaggtacacttttagtgtacaattttcAGGTCCGTCAATTCGTATACATGTgcacacatttccatttcagagagcacactcccgcgaacctcatccttacaacaggattaccagtccaggctaaatcccctgtaatataaactcatagagtattgtcgggattaccagtccaggctaaatcccctgcaatgacaattactctaataagcttggatctgaattaccagtccaggctaaattcagaccttaattcagattacccattcgggctaaatccattttccacatattcttcgggagggctatatcaggataggatcacccgtccgggctagatcctttttatcatCAATTCCTTCTCagatatccatcgaattttccttccatccaacagggatttcttcccctttttatcaaatatatcaatgtttcatcaattttcatacaatgaacattcaaatcatattcacataaataacaaacatttcaagcatttaaaaatataattcaagttacccGAACTTACTttgatacttgttcgtgtacaaaaatctactaatcttgaactttttcctttcctcgatctagcttcgtatttgaatcttctggatctaaatgaataaatttaattatcaatttaatacatttcatgttcatatgcaacaatttctataatttcattattattatttatagtttattcaaagctgtctatttgagtcatagtcactaaatcatttataactcgagctaaggaactccaaattaagatccgttaattttttttgaaactagacttatatatatttttaccataaaattttcagaatttttggtttagccaataagtacagtttattctttaaagtcacccatgttctgctgtctgatagttctgacccttcttcactaaaaattaattatctcttcatacaaaatttggatgatgttaccgtttgtttttattaaaaatagacttatACAGGATTATAGGAATATAAAtctaagcccataattatttttattaaattatttatgactTTTCAAAGTCATAACTGaggaactcgaattcattctaaccttgtctcacaaaatttattatatctcatgatttacaaatccatttcttacactgtttcttctataagaaactagactcaataatctttaatttcacatgttgttcatcttctaattctattcctacaatttatggtgatttttcaaagttagtataCTGccgctgtccaatattgttttagtgcaaactgtttattaccatttttcccctaagcttttaataaataacaatttcatccctactcaattagcctctcaattgagctgatttttctcaattaacactttattctatcaccttaaactagtttacaacctttaagaatcaaaatttcagcaataagctttaattccaaacattttcacaattaggtcctaaaaatcaatttctattgaaattacctaataaaatcatctcataaacaaattaaagctttaatttcattatatttcatcataaaattacagcactcaaccatgatgactttcaatttcatccatgaaataaaaaattaatgaatttaatagtaggacctagttgtaaaagtcttagaaacacaaaaattacaagaaaaaggtaaggattaactcacttggtgcaaaaattatggaataacAGCTTAgataaccctcctatggcgtttttagctgctggaattgaagagaaatgaaaagaaatctagatatttcctatttagtcctagttttatttagttaattttgcaatattccaattttacctttaatttatcaattttcctgttgatttcatgccctttccgtccagcccaaataaattttgggtctaattgccttttaaatcttTTCTCATTAGattcttaagctatttaatcattctagcaacttttacacctattacaatttagtccttttcatttaattgactacccaaacattaaaatttcctaatgaaattttaacaccacattactaacatttcataaatatttataaaattattttcgacttggTTTTACtagatagaggtctcgataccttattttacccaatttctttaataatttctttttctaactaaccactaaatcggtaaatttttttatcaatattttcatacgattttcctatcatatttcatgcaaaaatattgaaataaatttctctttaaattggatttgtggttacgaaactactattccgataaccttgaatttaggccattacattgtATCTGTTGAAAGTTATGAATTTTGGTGTACCACTACCATGGAGGAGATGTGGCAGTTGTTCGAACGAATAGGTTTTCGATCCCCAAGGGTAATCATCGTCTAAGTGAGGTGGGATTAAGAGAAGGAGATGCATCCTATTTTTTGGAATAGTTGTATGTGTTCGAGGAGGCCTTTCATCTTCCGTTGCACTCGTTTTTTGTAGTTCTGAATTCACATGGAGTCGCACAAGGGCAACTGATAAAGGCCTCTTGGTGGAATTTAGTGGCTCATTTTTACATTGTCGTTTGAGGGTGAGGTAACTTCAGTTGATGTTTTTAGGAGTGCGGACATAGTATTTTCTTGTTGCGATATGGTTATTCGTGCAATGACTCGCACATATGACCATATCAAGTAGACCCGCGGATAACATTGGTGTGAGTCATTTGGCGGACTGGCCAAATATAAGAAGATTGGTGAACTGTCAGTTGGAGAACTATCGAGCGGACAACCCTTGGCGATCTATTTGGCGGATTGTCCAAATATGAATAAGACTCGCGGATACACAAGACACGAGCTATCTTGATGATTGGCGTACTCTAAGCTATTGAAGGGCATACTATCAAGGTGCTAACTGACTATGCCAAGTTGAGATAATGCAGACTGTCCCAATGTTTTTGATACAAGTTGGCATCTTTAATTTGATAGGTTAATTTTACTGGTGCAGATTAGATAAAAATCGGCCAATGAGCAACTTCAAGTTCGCTTTGtatgtaaattatgtatattGAAATACAAAATATAGCAAGTCACTAAACTTGGTCtgtctttcctttcttccttaCAAAGAAAAACCAACACTTCTGCTAGTGAGACATGTCAGAAGGGGTTCATGATGTTGACGACTCGCAAGGGGACCATAAAGATGCTTGATAACAGGACTCAGTGAAGGAAAAATACATTAAAATCGAACAACTATGCGGAGGTGGATTTCCCTTTCCTATTCACAGGTGTAAGCCCAGTAGTGATTGAAGTACATTGGAACCAGCTTTGGAAACAAATACGAAGGTGCTTCAATATTAGTGTCTCGCCGATAAAGTATGAGGATGTACATAGCTTGCATAATGTATGGAGATACTGCTTGATGGGGAAAAGCCCAAACAGCTGGGATGAAACTGACATTAATATAATTGCCGACAACCGGTTGAAGGGGTTAAACCGTGTAATGAAGCGTGGCCTTATGGCAGGCTATATACTGTTAGCAAAATTTTGCTTGTTTCGCAGTAAGaacctaaaatttttttggtAACATATGCTCATTGTCTCGAGCAAAAGTGAGGGAAGAATTCAATGAAACAGAAGGGCCAACATTACAACTTCGTAGGAGGAAGAAAACCACTGCTGTAGTAGGTGATTGTTTCTCTGGTAGAGGTTCAAAAGATGTTGTGTCTCCTGCAGAGAGTGACGCTGAAAGAGGAGGGAAAAGAATGACCGAAGGCAGCGAGAGCGGAGCTCGCAGAGGTGATGCGAGGGAGACTAATGGTGCTACCATCTCGGATGATGTAGAGGAGGTTATCATTAGTAGTACCTCCACTTCTCCGTTTCTTGTGTCCGTTTCTACTACAACTCTCATTTCTTTGGCCTCCACTTTGCCAATTCCAACCTTATCAAGTCCAGTTTGTCAACTCATGCTTTCTTAACTCTTACTTTATCAGTTCCAGCTTCGTCATCTTCTGTGATGAGGTCAAGCCTTGGAAAAAGTTTGAGTTCACTCAGGAGTCAACTAGCTAATCAAAGATCTCTTGTAGCTCCAAAGCAGAGAAAAAAGCTGAAAACTATAGCTACCAAAGTTACATGTCCTTTGGGGACAAGCTCTGCCACAACAAGCAACACTAGGACTTCTACCTTTTAAGCGGAACTATCTCTGTGGTTCCTCTGAGTAGTAATATCTCCATTGGCTTGGTAGGCTGTGGGGCTTTGAATGTCGACCCATTTCGAAGTGTTTCTCATTGCGGAGGTGGTACATCCCTTTCATCTTCATTCTTCAAGCAGTGGTATGTCTTAACCATGTTTATACTTGTTTTGACATGCACCAGAGTGTTGCAGGTTCACCTAACAAATTTTTACAGTGGTGCACGTGCTACCTTTTTCTACTTCTCTTGCTTCTTCAAGTGCACCTTCCTCCTCCTCCACTGACAAAGGGAAGGAAAAGCACTTTCTAGGATCGATTGTAACCTCGCTATTCCTATTAGTGCTTCAAGCCGTGACACAAACAACCAGCGCAGCTGAAATAATTGGAAGCTGGACAGGCTTAGTTGCTGAACAAGCCTTTGTTTTTCTTCAAATGGTGAGGTCTTCGAAGCGGACCAATACAAACAGCTTGTAGGGGAAGCTGTTAAGAGGGAGACCAGACTGAAGCAGGAGGTGACCTGTTTGGAGGGAGAGAGCGACGGGCTAAAGGAGGATAAGCTTGAGCTTCAAGCTAAGGTTAAAGAGTTGGAATGCTCAGATAACAAGCATGCAACAGAGTTGGCTTCTCTGAAAAAAGAGCATGAAAGTGGTCATTGTGATTAGCGAGTGCTGACCTTGCAAATTGGATTTGAAGGGTCATCTCATTGGGAAATTCAAAATTCATTTCCAAATTGccaacatgaaaataataaagcAGATGTGCAGGCACACTTGCTGTTGTCTTCTTTACCATGATTGCCTTATTGCTGCAATATAGGAAGTCAGATTTTCAAGAACTGAGGTATAGCAACCATGAGTTGAATCATGTTGTCGCTTCTTGGTTGTGAGCAGCTATTGACGGGGTCAGTTAGATTACTAGAAATGGTGGCCAAATTAACATAATCTATTGAATTGAAGAAGTTAATTTCGCGTgggaaggagaaaaaaaaaaaaaagggtcgtCTTTTAGGTTGATGCTAGTGTCACGGTTGGTTTGTAAGCAGGGCATCCCATGGTGTGGAGCATGGCACCTCTAAGTGTAGTCAGAGGCAGTAGATGTGACGGGAGGCCTCCAAGGGTTCGAACAATGGCGCACCCAAGGGCCTAGAGAGGCTTAGGTGTAGGAGGCCAAGAATTGTGCACAACGAGAAGGAAGAGCTCGGAGCGAGGCAGACACATTTAGAACATGTCGGAGGAGCGTAGAAGTTGCAAAAAAAGTAGAGAAATCTGAAGAAAAGGTCGGATCGTTGTGGAATAAGGTAGAACATTCTGAAAGCTCAAGAATACAGTAGCTTTATACAGAAACATATAGGCAAGTGTAGAATATTCTATACACTCGATGTAGACCATCCACTGTAATTAATCTCAACCATTGGATTGAAATGGCTTGGCCTTACTAACATTCTCCCAAATTAGAGAGCTTAGAAGGCTTAGAGATAATGAAACTCATAGATTTTTCAGAAATGGctcaattcaatttttaattataaaaaaatatatatattaatgtcaTCCTTTCTAAATCAATTATTACATAAACATCATCCTAGTAACCCAAATTGTTCAGCTAGATTATTGTAAGAATCATAGCCTCGTGAAATATCAGCTTGGAAATAGAAGCTTTCAACTCCTTGTGAAATGTTGGTAATGAAGTCTGGATCTACTGGTTTAGTCTTTTTCTCTTTTGTGCTCACATCTGTTTCTGCATTAACTGAATCTGTAGAGGATTGAAGCTTTCTTTTTGATCGAGCACGCCTATTCTGAAACCAATTATATACATTTGTTTCAGAGATTGGACCATGTTGTTCTAGTTCAGATGCTATCTCTTTGATTTTTTGCTTGCTTGGTGTTCCAGTTCCTTGCTTATATATATTCTCAAGAATTTGAAGCTGCAATGCGGTTGGAGTCCATCGCTGTCTAGCAGTGATCTTGTGCCCAACAGAGGCTGATATTGGATCACAATATAGATTTCCCAACCTTATACCTGAAACCAAAACAACATTATTATTGAATATAGAACCAAGGCAGCCAACATAAGAAAAGtcgaaagaaacaaaaagaacccaaggagaaagaaaaagaaaagaaccagtAAAATTGTGGTGGGCAGACATGGATTTGTGCAACTCAGCAAGCTGCTCAGAAATGGCGGAATAGGCAACGATCTGTTTCCTCAGTTCCTCTACCTGTTCATCTGTCATCACTTTCCCACAAACCTCATTTTGAATTTGATACTGCAAATAGTCTTCTCCTTGTTGGTGGTGATGTTGCATTTCTTGATTCTGCCACTCCATTTTCTCTCTATCAGCCCCTCTAGTTTTggaatctcaatttcaatttataaaagaaaaagcgGCAGCAAATATGGTAAGTAAATAGAtactttcaatagaaattgaGGAATTAAAGGAGCAAAAAGCTGCATCAATTAGCAAAGCAGAATCTTTGTCATTGCGTCTATGGCATTATAGTGCCGGGTTGCGCGGTAACTCTGTAAACTCTTTAGCAGTGGCCAATCGCAATCCTTGTAGCCGTCAAAGGAGGGTCAACACGTTAGAAAATTTTGGATTTTAGTTTCCAAATTAAAAAGGAAATgactaaagttgaaaatccaaTCCATAATTTCCAGTTGTGTGCTCTACCTCCGCGaaggtttaatttttaaaaaaaaaaagaaaattggtgACGTGACATCAAAATCCCATGGATGAGAATGAATTAATGggcaaatttgatattttatatgttGGGATTTGATTGCATCATAATAATACcccaatattattttatttaaattcaatttatttatatagattacTTATCCATATATTTCACTTTATTATTCACTTaacttttaagtttttatttaaaaatattttataaatttagtaagtttggatatttgataattaatttaattaatttgcagtataataataaaatttggatttaatgccaataataaataaatttggattttaaatataatttacatatttaaattttaattttatagaaatataatatatatataaggttgTATTTTTTATCTCACGCGCAGCTTTAAAAACTCACTTGATAGtcatgtaaaaaaataattttgtaataatctagaatttaataaaaaattataaacggTGTTAAGaattagtttaaaataaaaattgttaaatagTAAAGAGACTAATTTTCAAATGTACCTATTTTAACTTTTAGGTCATCGCtcatcacaaaaaaaaatataattaaattaaatgtgtCCATGAGCcaagtcaaattaaattaatacttaattttttaaaataaattttaaatttaagcttGACTCTACCCAAGCACAgccaataaaaaaatctaaattatattttaaaaaataaaatatataaaaatattattttatattaatatttatataaatttataattaaatttaaataaaaatatttttttaaaaaaacatttaatttaaattccaACCGGCACCAACTTCATCCAAGCTTTTGCATAAATAGATATAATGTGGTATTGTTAAAGGATGCTGTCAGTATTTTGCCTGTTAAACTTGTCTTATTATTGGCACctttttcatgcatattttagaGGATTTTTAGTAGCAATTATTAGATTGCACCATCTTCAACCacttctttgaaattttttaatgtcATCagctttcttttactttttacttatttacttatTGAAGACATCCTTAAAGCAAAAATTAATGGGATATACATTAAGGAGATGGAGCGTATCTAAAGGTGGCAGGGGCCGACATGCTTAAAGCAAAAATTAATGGAATATACACCTATACTGATTAAGTTTAAGTAGATGGGGCGTATCCAGGGGTGGCAGGGGCGGCCCCCTTAAAatgaaatatacatatatatatatagcaaaacTGATTACTATCACTTAAAAAATTATTGGTAGTCTTCAAGTCCATTTTACTATATATATGCAGCAAAACAGAGCAGAGATTGGATAAATGCTGCCTCCTATCTATTGAATAACACTTAAATGGTGGCATAAATAGGAAAATGATTTGTTAACTCTAGAATGCCTGATTCTTGATTAAGCCAGATAGAAAGGAAATAAACATGGAGTACGTCAAGCTCCATCACTGATCAATTTTTCAAACATTACAAATTTAAACATAGGATAGTAAGTACCATAGTAGCACATTAAAAGCAAAAAGATTCAGAGTGCCTTAGTAATCCTTGAGCATCAAACATCACATAAAGAAAAAAGATAAAAGGAGatatttaataaaagttaaataaagTCTTCTTTGGTTTTAATTTTCCCCTTctcatttcaaaattttgttaaggTACAATAAGTATATTATCTTACATATTGTTCATCAATAGTGTTATCATAGAAGCATTTTGCCATCATCAAACCTATGGGGCACTTGGTTATCTCACACTTAGTCTTTCAATGTAATTCTTTGCCCACTTGTTCCAGAATTTTGTTAGGATACAATAATGGTATCTTATACTTCATTCACCAATAGTCACCACAGGAACATTTTCCATCCTCAAAATGATGAAACCGATTGTTATCCCTAACAATAATTACTCTTCCAGTACACTTGGACATAAACTTGATTGCTGTATGACAATCACCGCAGATGCGCAAGTTCTTCATAACTCTAATTGGCCTATCTGATGGAAAGGTAATGAGCCCAAATGCAACAGCTAGTCTTTCGCTATGATATCTGATTGTCTGATTCTTTTCTTCGCCGTTTACTTCTCTCAACACAAAACTTGTGTCCGCAATATAACCAGCTCGTTCCATTTCGTCTCCTAATTCCTCTAATTTTCTGTAAATTTCTTTTGCTTTGGCATTGGACCTATCCCCAGCAGCAAATgtgtgaatcttatttccctccTCAACCCAACTCAAACCTGTCTCTTTCTTAATCCCTCAATCTCTAAGCATCTTCCGAGCTTTGGCTGCATCCTCATATCTCCCAGCAGCAGCATAAGCATTAGATAATAACACATGCAAACCTGAGCTCACGGGTCCCAACTCAAAAATCCTATCAGCAGCATAAGCTGCCAATTCAGTGTTCCCATGAAGTCGACACCCTGTTAAAAAAGCTCCCCAGACAGACTCTGTCGGCCGAATAGGCATCTCCCTGATGATTGAAAGTGCCTCCTGCAGTTTACCTGCACGACCAAATAAATCAACCAAAGAAGCGTAATGTTGATCACCTGGCTCAATTCCATACTCCTTCATTAACTCAAAGAAATGTTGTCCCTTCTCAACAAGCCCGGCATGGCTACAAGCATAGAGCACACACAAAAAGGTAATAAAATTCGGTTTGATCCCAAGGCCTTCCATCTGCTTAAACAAATCAAACACTTTCTCTGTTTGTGAATGCTGAGCACAAGCAATCAGCATTGCATTCCACATCCCAAGATTCTTAACACAGGCTTCATCAAAAACCCGGTAAGATCCTCCTATCACTCCACACTTAGAATACAAAGATATCAAAGAACTGCCAACGAAACTTGACATATCATAATTTGTTTTAAAGCACAATCTATGTATCTGCTTACCTAACTGAAGCAGCGTGGAATTAGCACAAACCTGTACAACACTCGAAAAAGTAAAGTCATTTACGTCCAGGCGTTCATATAAAGCTTGTTTGAACAATGTCAAAGCTTCCTCAAACTCACCTAACTGTGCATACCCATATATCATCCCACTCCAAGAAACAACATTtctttgaggcatttcatcaaaCAAGTTCCTTGCATCCTTAATTTTCCCGCATTTACCATACATGTCAACCAAAGAACTCGCCACGAATACATCCCTATCATACCCAGTTTTCAAAACCAAGCAATGTATAGATTGGCCAATATCAGACCTTCCCAGAATCGCACATGACTTAGTAGCGCTAGGGTAGATATGATCGTCGGGCCTAATGTTATTAACAAGCATTGTCCGGAAAAACTGGATTGCAAGGGAAGGGAATTCATTTTGAGCGAAAGAGGAGATAACAGAGCTCCAAGCAATGTATAGATTGGCCAATATCAGACCTTCCCAGAATCGCACATGACTTAGTAGCGCTAGGGTAGATATGATCGTCGGGCCTAATGTTATTAACAAGCATTGTCCGGAAAAACTGGATTGCAAGGGAAGGGAATTCATTTTGAGCGAAAGAGGAGATAACAGAGCTCCAAGTAGTGGAGCTTTTATGTGGAGCTTCGAAGAAGACTTGACGGGAGAAGAGAGGGAGTTGGTTTTGGAATAGAAGTTGATGAGGTGATGAGATATGAGAGGGATGGTTTGAATGCCTGATTTAATGATGTGGGCATGGAGTTGGAGACCCTTTGGGAGGGACCTTGTGTGGGTTAAAGAGAGGAGTAGGTTGCAGATGTTTCTGTAGTTTTGCTCGAAGGAGAGTTGGTTTAAAGGGTTTAGGGGAGGTTTTGGGGTTTCCAGGGAATGAGGGAGGAGCATTAGATCGGTTTGGCAATTTTGGAGATTTGGAGTGAAAACTTACTTGGGCCATTTGTATACTAggtttctaatttttattttattattatttaagttaaattaaaaattttaatatgtacAATTAAATATTTGTTTCCATATTAAAAAcgcataaatttgaaattatacatatatttaaaaaattcaaagaaaaataataaaaattaaaatattttgatatgatAAACTTGGATagttaactaatttatttagaatttatttattatttttttatattatttaaaaatataaattttaaaatttttataaatattttatattttaaaaagtattttaattttttgttgagagagattaatttatttatctttaaaattgacagaaactaaagtgatatttacACAAATCtatcaaattcaaatttattgtgataaatttattttaacgtAATTCattgtaaataaattattttttatatttaatttgtaactAAATTAAGTGTATCTTATTGGAAGAGAAAAACAGCAAGCTGCAGCGCAAactcaaaattttctaaaacaaaACAGTCTTGTCTTTTTCCCGCAGCTCTTGTCTTTTTCACCCCAGGGATTGCTATATCCGACCAAAAATGCTAAACTACACCCTATAACTGAATTCCTAAGCCATTTAAACCCTACTTCATCTTTCTTACCGAACCCAACcttaattaacactttattttttcttagAAGAAGTAAGGGTTTAAGCAAACTTGAAAATTAATCATAAGCGACAAAAACCTCTAAAAGAATTCAGCGACATCATTCGAAATGAATTCTTTTAATATTCGACGACTTGTATTTGCTAAAGTGTAGTGAGTAATAAATGTCGGATGATTATCCAATAGAAATCTGACAGGTTTTGGTATTAAGTTTTGAACagactaataaaattttcaaaaagttctagaagtttaatgaaattttgaaagaaaaaaaaaattggagtgtaaataaaattattaaaatttctgTGGGGttattgaaaatatttgaaaatttaaaaaaaacttaatttttttaaaaaaattaagaaagtaTAATgagaaatcaaaatttatggtAGACTAAGGGTTAAtttggcaatgcttttgaaaagtgttgtaaaaaagtgcttttgagaaataaaatgtccattttagacatgttattataaagtaacaaatatgtatttaaataatatttaaattaattaatattattatattttagtaagaatataaaaaaattattataacttcttgttaatattttaatatataaaatataaattttaaatatttttaagcaataaatattaattatttatataatttaattagaatatataactatattttaaatatttaaatataactattaaatatttgtaattagtattttaaaaattattttttatttttagttaatgattaatacatttgtaattaagtaccaagaaaaaaaaagaaagtactatgttattgaaggggtgaaaaagtaattaaacattaaaagtacttttgagagaggaaaagttaaaaattttagcttctccttttcagaagtgcttttcaaaagcacctctgaaaagctaaaaatttcagcaaaaaaCAGCTTGTTCTGCACAGTTTTTCTTCCAGAAGTGCTTTTGGagccagaagtgcttttgaaaagcaatATAGAACTGGCCCTAAGACTCCCTAGCCTATCGTAACGTTGGGGACAAATTCATTAGCTCATTTACGGTGTGAAACT contains:
- the LOC107926157 gene encoding WUSCHEL-related homeobox 8, yielding MEWQNQEMQHHHQQGEDYLQYQIQNEVCGKVMTDEQVEELRKQIVAYSAISEQLAELHKSMSAHHNFTGIRLGNLYCDPISASVGHKITARQRWTPTALQLQILENIYKQGTGTPSKQKIKEIASELEQHGPISETNVYNWFQNRRARSKRKLQSSTDSVNAETDVSTKEKKTKPVDPDFITNISQGVESFYFQADISRGYDSYNNLAEQFGLLG